One window of Brachybacterium ginsengisoli genomic DNA carries:
- a CDS encoding diacylglycerol/lipid kinase family protein, with product MDLTLWLGIVSVVTTVVTIVLLVVVLRHLRRHRRELASLAAATERLDHGTDSSEPANPDQEPQASSDRLRRVAVVLNPSKFKGTESFRQSITEVVERMEGAETVFYETTIDDPGKGQTERAVAEGADLVMAAGGDGTVRLVASVLAGTEVRMGIIPAGTGNLLARNVEVPLEDPSAAMIAALTGRDRQVDVGWLRVGSSDAGARAAERQIFLVIAGFGADAEMIGYTDPEMKKRIGWIAYVFGGIRTVLGRSVDVVVQLPDESRHAHKARTVLLGNVGKLPGGFVLMPDATIDNGQLEVVVAGWRGAAGFSQVAAQVVNPKLVPKVGPKLSTVERYLTTGIRVTTAKPQPVQLDGDTDVEATHLIATVDPGVLRLRVPAEGESTEGRAVSR from the coding sequence ATGGACCTCACTCTGTGGCTGGGCATCGTCTCGGTGGTCACCACCGTCGTCACCATCGTGCTGCTGGTCGTCGTGCTGCGACACCTGCGCCGCCACCGCCGGGAGCTGGCCTCGCTCGCGGCCGCCACCGAGCGGCTCGACCACGGCACCGACTCGTCGGAACCGGCGAATCCCGATCAGGAGCCCCAGGCATCCTCGGACCGCCTGCGCCGGGTCGCCGTGGTGCTGAACCCGTCGAAGTTCAAAGGCACCGAGTCCTTCCGCCAGTCCATCACCGAGGTGGTGGAGCGGATGGAGGGCGCCGAGACCGTCTTCTACGAGACCACGATCGACGACCCCGGCAAGGGGCAGACCGAGCGAGCCGTCGCCGAGGGCGCGGACCTCGTGATGGCCGCCGGCGGCGACGGGACCGTGCGCCTGGTCGCCTCGGTCCTCGCCGGCACCGAGGTCCGGATGGGGATCATCCCCGCCGGGACCGGGAACCTGCTGGCCCGCAACGTCGAGGTGCCGCTCGAGGACCCGTCGGCCGCGATGATCGCGGCACTGACGGGTCGGGACCGCCAGGTGGATGTGGGCTGGTTGCGCGTCGGCTCCTCCGACGCCGGGGCTCGCGCCGCCGAACGGCAGATCTTCCTGGTGATCGCCGGGTTCGGGGCCGACGCCGAGATGATCGGCTACACCGATCCCGAGATGAAGAAGCGCATCGGCTGGATCGCGTACGTCTTCGGCGGGATCCGCACCGTGCTGGGCCGCTCGGTCGACGTCGTCGTGCAGCTGCCGGACGAGAGCCGTCACGCCCACAAGGCCCGCACCGTGCTGCTGGGCAACGTGGGCAAGCTCCCCGGCGGCTTCGTGCTGATGCCGGATGCGACGATCGACAACGGGCAGCTCGAGGTGGTCGTCGCGGGCTGGCGCGGCGCGGCCGGGTTCAGCCAGGTCGCCGCGCAGGTCGTGAACCCGAAGCTGGTCCCGAAGGTGGGCCCGAAGCTCTCGACCGTGGAGCGCTACCTCACCACCGGCATCCGCGTCACCACCGCCAAGCCGCAGCCGGTGCAGCTCGACGGCGACACCGACGTGGAGGCCACGCACCTCATCGCCACGGTGGACCCGGGCGTGCTGCGCCTGCGCGTGCCCGCCGAGGGCGAATCGACGGAGGGTCGCGCCGTCAGCCGATGA
- the pheA gene encoding prephenate dehydratase, translating to MRYGFLGPETTFTHQALLQALEALPEESTPVREMVPFSSVATAATDLLAGDIDALMAPIENSVEGGVSGTLDVLAATDSITIVAEQTVQITFVLAAREATPLEELTTVSSHPHAQAQVQGWLRQNVPGAHVAAASSTAAAARDLAEADPAEVLGRAAVCSPLAAEHFGLTVLAEGIEDYDGAITRFVLVTREGRIPARTGADKTTVVIQLPHNRSGALLEALEILASNGVNLSRIESRPVGDFLGRYSFSLDLEGHIEDRRVAAALRSLHRLCPVVHYLGSYPRVDGQRAEVREDFADDAYDEAHDWFDRLEAMVTPGDPTTAR from the coding sequence ATGCGGTATGGATTCCTCGGTCCCGAGACGACCTTCACCCACCAGGCACTTCTGCAGGCCCTCGAGGCGCTGCCCGAGGAGTCCACCCCTGTGCGGGAGATGGTGCCCTTCTCCTCCGTCGCCACCGCCGCCACCGATCTGCTCGCCGGGGACATCGACGCCCTCATGGCACCGATCGAGAACTCCGTCGAGGGCGGTGTCTCCGGCACCCTCGACGTCCTCGCCGCGACGGACTCCATCACGATCGTCGCCGAGCAGACCGTGCAGATCACCTTCGTGCTCGCCGCACGGGAGGCGACGCCGCTGGAGGAGCTGACCACGGTCTCCTCCCACCCCCATGCCCAGGCGCAGGTCCAGGGCTGGCTGCGCCAGAACGTGCCCGGCGCGCACGTCGCCGCCGCCTCGTCGACCGCGGCCGCCGCCCGCGACCTCGCGGAGGCGGATCCGGCGGAGGTGCTCGGCCGGGCCGCGGTCTGCTCCCCGCTCGCCGCCGAGCACTTCGGCCTCACCGTCCTCGCCGAGGGGATCGAGGACTACGACGGCGCGATCACCCGCTTCGTGCTCGTCACCCGCGAGGGCCGCATCCCGGCCCGCACCGGCGCGGACAAGACCACCGTGGTCATCCAGCTGCCCCACAACCGCTCCGGCGCGCTGCTCGAGGCGCTCGAGATCCTCGCCTCGAACGGCGTGAACCTCTCCCGCATCGAGTCCCGCCCCGTCGGCGACTTCCTGGGCCGGTACTCCTTCTCCCTCGACCTCGAGGGGCACATCGAGGACCGCCGCGTCGCGGCAGCGCTGCGCTCGCTCCACCGGCTCTGCCCGGTGGTGCACTACCTCGGCTCGTATCCGCGGGTCGACGGCCAGCGCGCCGAGGTCCGCGAGGACTTCGCCGACGACGCGTACGACGAGGCCCACGACTGGTTCGACCGCCTCGAGGCCATGGTCACGCCCGGCGACCCGACCACCGCGCGATGA
- a CDS encoding NAD(P)H-quinone oxidoreductase, which yields MRAMTITEDHRLELAELPEPVPAPGEVLVDVVAAGVNRADVAQTAGQYPPPPGASELPGLEVSGRRRDTGEEVVALLAGGGYAEVVAVPEGQLLPVPEGVDLVEAAGVVEVAATVVSNLVLEAGLAEGETVLIHGGTGGIGTVAIQLARHLGARVLTTVGSDEAIPTVRELGADRAWNRRTTDLLEAVRETGGADVILDVVGGPTLGGNVRMLREHGRLVIIGTLGGASGELPIGLLMGRRGRVIGTTLRSRPTEGKREILEATRALAWPLFSAGELRIPIHARLPLEQAAEAHAILHEGGHLGKVILEVEESAGGHRRGRHRSGR from the coding sequence ATGCGCGCGATGACCATCACCGAGGACCACCGCCTCGAGCTCGCCGAGCTGCCCGAGCCCGTCCCCGCGCCCGGTGAGGTGCTGGTCGACGTGGTCGCCGCGGGCGTGAACCGCGCCGACGTCGCACAGACCGCCGGCCAGTACCCGCCGCCGCCCGGCGCCTCGGAGCTGCCGGGCCTGGAGGTCTCCGGCCGTCGCCGCGACACCGGCGAGGAGGTCGTCGCGCTGCTCGCCGGGGGCGGCTACGCCGAGGTGGTCGCGGTGCCCGAGGGCCAGCTCCTGCCGGTCCCGGAGGGCGTGGACCTGGTGGAGGCGGCCGGGGTGGTCGAGGTGGCGGCGACCGTGGTCTCCAACCTCGTGCTCGAGGCCGGTCTCGCCGAGGGCGAGACGGTGCTGATCCACGGCGGCACCGGCGGCATCGGTACGGTCGCGATCCAGCTCGCCCGCCATCTCGGCGCTCGCGTGCTCACCACGGTCGGCTCCGACGAGGCGATCCCGACGGTGCGGGAGCTGGGCGCGGACAGGGCCTGGAACCGCCGCACCACCGACCTGCTCGAGGCCGTGCGGGAGACCGGCGGCGCGGACGTGATCCTGGACGTGGTGGGCGGCCCGACGCTCGGCGGCAACGTGAGGATGCTGCGCGAGCACGGCCGCCTGGTCATCATCGGCACCCTCGGAGGTGCCAGCGGCGAGCTGCCGATCGGGCTGCTCATGGGCCGGCGCGGCCGGGTCATCGGCACCACGCTGCGCTCGCGGCCGACGGAGGGCAAGCGCGAGATCCTCGAGGCGACCCGGGCCCTGGCCTGGCCGCTGTTCAGCGCCGGCGAGCTGCGCATCCCGATCCATGCCCGTCTCCCGCTCGAGCAGGCGGCGGAGGCTCACGCGATCCTGCACGAGGGCGGTCACCTGGGCAAGGTGATCCTGGAGGTCGAGGAATCAGCCGGCGGGCACCGTCGCGGGAGGCACCGCAGCGGCCGGTGA
- a CDS encoding HAD family hydrolase, with amino-acid sequence MSAPSTTAEHEAARARVQEHLAGLAGKPLMIGLDVDGTLVDHDGAMTPGMHQALQRAAEQHTVVIATGRSLGATLPIVEAAGITRGYAVCSNGAVTVEMDPALEDGHRIIATRSFQPGHALRTLREVAPDAHYAVEMSDGAFRSTAGFQDSSFGVHAIESDLDELMELEAVRVVVHVPDLSPQEFSKVIAESGVHGVEYSIGWTAWLDMAAPGISKASALEELRETLGIDAERTVAVGDGFNDTEMLAWAGVGVAMGQAPQGVKDVADVVTDSVYEDGTVLVLEQLLG; translated from the coding sequence ATGAGCGCACCGTCGACGACCGCTGAGCACGAGGCCGCCCGCGCCCGAGTCCAGGAGCACCTCGCGGGACTCGCGGGCAAGCCCCTGATGATCGGGCTCGACGTGGACGGCACCCTCGTCGACCACGACGGCGCCATGACCCCGGGGATGCACCAGGCGCTGCAGCGCGCCGCCGAGCAGCACACCGTGGTCATCGCGACCGGTCGCTCGCTCGGCGCGACCCTGCCGATCGTCGAGGCCGCCGGGATCACGCGCGGCTACGCGGTCTGCTCCAACGGGGCGGTCACGGTCGAGATGGATCCCGCCCTCGAGGACGGCCACCGCATCATCGCCACCCGCTCCTTCCAGCCCGGCCACGCCCTGCGCACCCTGCGCGAGGTCGCGCCGGATGCCCACTACGCGGTCGAGATGAGCGACGGGGCCTTCCGCTCCACCGCAGGGTTCCAGGACTCGAGCTTCGGCGTCCACGCGATCGAGAGCGATCTCGACGAGCTCATGGAGCTCGAGGCGGTGCGCGTCGTGGTGCACGTGCCGGACCTGTCCCCGCAGGAGTTCAGCAAGGTCATCGCCGAGTCCGGGGTCCACGGGGTCGAGTACTCCATCGGCTGGACCGCCTGGCTCGACATGGCGGCCCCCGGGATCTCCAAGGCCAGCGCCCTCGAGGAGCTGCGGGAGACGCTCGGGATCGACGCCGAGCGGACCGTCGCCGTCGGCGACGGCTTCAACGACACCGAGATGCTCGCCTGGGCCGGCGTGGGCGTGGCCATGGGCCAGGCGCCGCAGGGCGTGAAGGACGTGGCGGACGTCGTCACCGACTCCGTCTACGAGGACGGCACCGTGCTGGTGCTGGAGCAGCTGCTGGGCTGA
- a CDS encoding MDR family oxidoreductase: MRAVLIESEGAAPRLVEDADESLLTGDVELDVLTSSMNYKDALALAGKGIARSHPLIPGIDLVGRVTDSADERFSAGDLVVLTGDGIGESRHGGFATRARVRPDALVRLPVDLSPERAAAIGTAGFTAMLSVLRLEDAGLTPDDGDVLVTGASGGAGSIAVALLAGRGHRVLASTGRVEENGEYLRELGAAEVLDRRELSEEPGRPLQSQRFAAAIDAVGSTTLANVLAQTVRGGTVAAFGLAQGPDLPTTVLPFILRGVTLAGVDSVECPLPLRERAWDALSRELDVDLLDAMTTSIGLSEVIDHAPSVLAGQVRGRTVVEVAQ; the protein is encoded by the coding sequence ATGCGTGCCGTACTGATCGAGTCCGAGGGCGCGGCCCCGCGCCTGGTCGAGGACGCCGACGAATCGCTGCTGACGGGCGACGTCGAGCTGGACGTCCTGACCTCGTCCATGAACTACAAGGACGCCCTGGCCCTGGCCGGGAAGGGCATCGCCCGCAGCCATCCGCTGATTCCCGGCATCGACCTGGTGGGCCGGGTGACCGACTCCGCCGACGAGCGCTTCTCCGCCGGGGACCTCGTGGTCCTCACCGGCGACGGCATCGGCGAGTCCCGTCACGGAGGCTTCGCGACCCGCGCCCGGGTGCGCCCCGATGCCCTGGTGCGCCTGCCCGTGGACCTCTCCCCCGAGCGCGCCGCCGCGATCGGCACCGCAGGGTTCACCGCGATGCTCTCCGTGCTGCGTCTGGAGGACGCCGGGCTCACTCCCGACGACGGCGACGTGCTGGTCACGGGCGCCTCGGGCGGCGCCGGATCGATCGCGGTCGCGCTGCTGGCCGGTCGCGGGCACCGGGTGCTCGCCTCCACCGGCCGGGTCGAGGAGAACGGCGAGTACCTGCGGGAGCTCGGCGCCGCCGAGGTGCTGGACCGCCGCGAGCTCTCCGAGGAGCCGGGCCGACCGCTGCAGTCCCAGCGCTTCGCCGCGGCGATCGACGCGGTGGGCAGCACCACGCTCGCCAACGTGCTCGCGCAGACCGTGAGGGGCGGCACCGTCGCCGCCTTCGGCCTCGCCCAGGGCCCGGACCTGCCCACCACGGTGCTGCCCTTCATCCTGCGCGGCGTGACCCTCGCCGGGGTGGACTCGGTGGAGTGCCCGTTGCCGCTGCGCGAGCGGGCCTGGGACGCTCTGAGCAGGGAGCTCGACGTCGACCTGCTGGACGCGATGACCACGAGCATCGGGCTCTCGGAGGTGATCGACCACGCCCCGTCGGTCCTCGCCGGGCAGGTGCGCGGCCGCACCGTGGTGGAGGTGGCCCAGTGA
- the serS gene encoding serine--tRNA ligase gives MIDLRHLRENPEAVRDAQRARRRDPATVDAVLEADVHWRETTASFESARAEQKAFGKQVAQATGEEKQALLAEVKQLAADVKRLEAEAAEALAVRDTALRAIPNLADGAPEGLEEDFVLRETVGENPRFDHPVKDHLEIAEGLKAIDMARGAKVSGARFYFLRGIGAQLELAILNSAIDQATQAGFTPMITPTLVLPESMEGTGFLGEHADEVYHLDKGDDLYLVGTSEVALASYHRDEILDLEDGPIRYAGWSACYRREAGSYGKDTRGIIRVHQFHKVEMFSYCRLEDSYEEHERLLDWEREMMARIDVPYRIIDTAAGDLGTSAARKFDCEAWMPSQETYRELTSTSNTTQFQARRLNIRERREDGLRPVATLNGTLGTTRFIAAILENHQQADGSVVVPEGLRPYLGGREVFEVQGGAA, from the coding sequence ATGATCGATCTGCGGCACCTGCGCGAGAACCCCGAAGCCGTCCGCGACGCCCAGAGGGCGCGCCGTCGAGACCCCGCCACCGTGGATGCGGTGCTCGAGGCCGATGTGCACTGGCGGGAGACCACCGCCTCCTTCGAGTCCGCGCGCGCCGAGCAGAAGGCCTTCGGCAAGCAGGTCGCCCAGGCCACGGGCGAGGAGAAGCAGGCGCTGCTGGCCGAGGTCAAGCAGCTCGCGGCGGACGTCAAGCGGCTCGAGGCCGAGGCCGCCGAGGCGCTCGCCGTGCGCGACACCGCGCTGCGTGCCATCCCGAACCTCGCCGACGGCGCTCCCGAGGGTCTCGAGGAGGACTTCGTCCTGCGGGAGACCGTGGGTGAGAACCCGCGCTTCGACCACCCGGTCAAGGACCACCTCGAGATCGCCGAGGGCCTCAAGGCGATCGACATGGCCCGCGGTGCGAAGGTCTCCGGTGCCCGCTTCTACTTCCTGCGCGGCATCGGCGCCCAGCTCGAGCTCGCGATCCTGAACTCGGCGATCGACCAGGCCACGCAGGCCGGCTTCACGCCGATGATCACCCCCACCCTGGTGCTGCCCGAGTCGATGGAGGGCACCGGCTTCCTCGGCGAGCACGCCGACGAGGTCTACCACCTCGACAAGGGCGACGACCTGTACCTCGTGGGCACCAGCGAGGTGGCGCTGGCCAGCTACCACCGTGACGAGATCCTCGACCTCGAGGACGGCCCGATCCGCTACGCCGGCTGGAGCGCCTGCTACCGCCGCGAGGCCGGCAGCTACGGCAAGGACACCCGCGGCATCATCCGCGTGCACCAGTTCCACAAGGTCGAGATGTTCTCCTACTGCCGCCTCGAGGACTCCTATGAGGAGCACGAGCGCCTGTTGGACTGGGAGCGGGAGATGATGGCGCGGATCGACGTGCCCTACCGCATCATCGACACCGCCGCCGGGGACCTCGGCACCTCCGCCGCCCGCAAGTTCGACTGCGAGGCCTGGATGCCGAGCCAGGAGACCTACCGCGAGCTCACCTCCACCTCGAACACCACCCAGTTCCAGGCCCGGCGGCTGAACATCCGCGAGCGCCGGGAGGACGGCCTGCGCCCGGTCGCCACGCTCAACGGCACCCTGGGCACCACCCGCTTCATCGCCGCGATCCTGGAGAACCACCAGCAGGCCGACGGATCGGTGGTCGTCCCCGAGGGGCTGCGGCCGTACCTCGGCGGGCGGGAGGTCTTCGAGGTCCAGGGGGGCGCTGCCTGA
- a CDS encoding YdeI/OmpD-associated family protein, whose protein sequence is MRSTGTPVHGRSTVSRIEERLIVVLPEEASAELPSRGQVAVEAVLNGHELTMVVEPDGRKGHWLRIDEELCAALDLVEGAEVEFTLTPTKAWPEPEVPADLADALEGADDLSETWPSLTPMARWEWVRWVGATRNPDTRARRIEVSIDKMRHGKRRPCCFDLSSCTDPELARSGKLIG, encoded by the coding sequence ATGAGATCGACAGGCACCCCCGTCCACGGCCGCTCCACCGTCAGCAGGATCGAGGAGCGGCTGATCGTGGTCCTGCCCGAAGAGGCCAGCGCCGAGCTGCCCTCCCGCGGGCAGGTCGCCGTCGAGGCCGTGCTGAACGGTCACGAGCTGACCATGGTCGTCGAGCCCGACGGTCGCAAGGGGCACTGGCTGCGGATCGACGAGGAGCTGTGCGCGGCGCTCGACCTGGTCGAGGGCGCGGAGGTCGAGTTCACCCTCACACCCACGAAGGCCTGGCCCGAGCCGGAGGTCCCCGCGGACCTCGCCGACGCGCTCGAGGGCGCCGACGACCTCTCGGAGACCTGGCCGTCCCTCACCCCGATGGCGCGCTGGGAGTGGGTGCGCTGGGTGGGGGCGACCCGGAACCCCGACACCCGTGCCCGCCGCATCGAGGTCTCGATCGACAAGATGCGCCACGGCAAGCGCCGCCCGTGCTGCTTCGACCTCTCCTCCTGCACCGACCCGGAGCTCGCCCGCAGCGGGAAGCTCATCGGCTGA